Genomic window (Streptosporangium brasiliense):
CGCGCACCCGGCCGCCGTCCAGCCAGATCACCCGGTCGGCGGCCGCCGCGGTCGCCACCCGGTGGGTCACGATCAGGCGGGTACGGCCGCGCAGCTCGCCGGCGAGCGCCCTGCCGACCTGCCGTTCGGTGACGGTGTCCAGGCTGGAGGTGGCGTCGTCCAGGACGAGCAGGCGCTCCCCCTGCGCGAAGGCGCGGGCCAGGCCGATCCGCTGCCGCTCCCCGCCGGACATCGGAGCCTCCCGCAGCGGGGTGTCGTATCCCAGCGGGAGCCGCCGGACGAAGGCGTCGGCGCGCGCCGCGCGGGCGGCCGCGCGCACGGTCTCCGGGGCGGGGCCGTCGAGGCCGAGGCCGATGGCGTCGGCGACGGTCTCCCCGACCAGGACGGGGCGTTCGAAGGCGTGCCCGACGGCCCGGCGCAGCGCCTCACGGGAGAGGTCGGGCAGTGGCACGCCGTCGAGGCGGACGGTCCCGCGGAGGGGGTCCACCAGGCGTCCGGCGAGGGCGGCCAGCAGCGACTTGCCGGCGCCCGACCGGCCGACCACGGCCACCGCGCATCCGCCGGGGACGACGAGGTGGACGTCGCGGAGGCCGTCGGCGGCGACGCCGCGCAGCTCCAGCGTGCCGGGACCGGCGGGCAGCGGCCGCCCGCCGTACGTCCGGGGTCCCTCGGCGATCAGCTCGACCACCCGGCCGGCGGCCGCGCGCGCCCGGGCCAGGCGGTTGACGTAGCCGAGCGCGGCGCCGAGGCCGGCTCCCAGCACGGCGTAACGGGCGGCGGAGTAGAGCTCACCGGCCGTGAGGTCACCGGCCGCCAGGCGCAGGCCGCCCACTCCCAGCACGGCCACCTCCAGCAGCGGCACCACCGCGCCCGCCTGGACGCCGGCCCGGGCGTTGGCCCGCCACATGTCCATGGCGTGCGCGCGCAGCCGGGGGAGCGCGGTCAGCACCCGTGACTTCTCCTGCGCGGCGGTGCCGGCCGCGGCGATCGTCCGGGCCCCGGCGAGGGCGTCGACCAGGCGGGCGGCGATGTCGCCCTGGGCCCGCTGGTAGTCGCCGGCGATCGAGGTGGTCGTGCGGAAGAACGCCCGGAGCACGAGCGCGATGAGGACGAGGGCGGTGACCAGGGTCAGGGTCAGCCAGAAGTCGATGAGGGAGAGCGCCACGACGCCGCCCGCGGTGGGGATGACCAGTGCCGCCCCGGTGACGATCGCCTCCGGCGCGCGCCCGGCCTCCTCGGCGTTCACGCCTGTCCGGGTGACCAGGTCGCCCTCGGGGAACCGGCGGGTCATCGCGGGGCCGGCCCCGAGGACGTGCCGCACGATCCGGTGCCGGAGCCAGGCCGAGACCTGGGCGCCGCTCGCCCCGGCGCCCCAGACACCGAGGGTGTCGCAGAGCACCGCCACGGCCACGACCGTGGCGCAGGCGCCCAGCCAGAGTCCGCTCGCGGGCTCGGCCGCGACCAGGCTGTCGACCGTCCTGCCCAGGAGAGCGGGCAGCGCCAGCTCCGCGAGCGCGCCGAAGACGGAGGTGAGGGCGAGGACGCCCAGCCAGGGGCCGCCCCGCCGGACGGTCTGGGCCACCAGCCGATCCGCCAGCCGATCTGCCGTCCGCACCGGTCGGTCCTCCTTCGGGAAAGGGCGATGCCCGGGACGGCTGCCGTCGCCGGCCGTCCCGGGCACCTGACTCACTAGTGGCAGAGCAGGAGGCTGAGGTTGCTCGGCTTGGCCGACTCGCAGCCGAGCACCGTCAGGGTGCTGCCGCCGCCGCCGCCGTGGCCGCCGCCGGGGGCTTCCATGGTCTGGAGGTCGAGAAGGATCATGGGATTACCTCGCTTCTTGGTGATGGGAACCGGGGACGACTAGTGGCAGAGCAGGAGGCTGAGGTTGCTCGGCTTGGCCGACTCACAGCCGAGCACCGTCAGGGTGCTGCCGCCGCCGCCGCCGTGGCCGCCGCCGGGGGCTTCCATGGTCTGGAGGTCGAGAAGGATCATGGGATTACCTCGCTTCTTGGTGATGGGAACCGGGGACGACTAGTGGCAGAGCAGGAGGCTGAGGTTGCTCGGCTTGGCCGACTCACAGCCGAGGACGGTGAGCGTGCTGCCGCCGCCGCCGTGGCCGCCCCCGGTAGGGGCTTCCAGGCTCTGGAGGTCGAGAAGTACCATGTGGTTACACCTCCTTCGGTGACTCGTCGTCGGAGCGGAGCCGCTCGGCGGATCCACGCACAGGCAGTGCCCCTGTCAAGGCGCCTGTGCCGCCGGGCGGCCCGGTAAAGGGGAGGGACACCGGCTGCCCGTGCAGCGCGGCGCCCATCGCGAACAGGACTCCGGCCGTGCCGGTCGCGAAGTCCATCGAGAGCCTGAGCAGTTGGTCGCCGGGGAAGGCCAGCCCGCCGCCATAGGGCAGCGCGTGCCAGCTCAGTCCGCGGATCTGCTCGGCCAGGTCGGTGTCGGAGCCGTGCGATGCCGGTCCCAGGCCCGTGGCGAGGGCCGCGACCATGCCGCTCCGGCCGGTGAACAGCCCCGGCTGGACGAAGTAGCGGCCCCGGGTGACGAGCCGGCAGCCGTCGAGCGCGGCGCGGAAGTCGTCGTCGTCACGGTGGGCCAGATATCGGGCGAGGACCAGGCCGATGCCCACGGAGCCCTCGTCCAGGTAGGGGAGGGTGCGCCAGCCCTGGTTGACCTGAAGCGTGCCGTCCTCGCCGGAGGTGCAGCGCCGCAGGTCCTGGCGGAGCGCCACGGCCGCCCGGTCGAGCAGCGACGTGTCGCCGGTCCGCTCGTAGGCGTGCAGGAACAGCAGGGCGGGGCCGGAGGAGCCGTACATCAGCCCCGCGCGGGGGCTGCTCCCGCCGCTGGTCTCCGGCACGTCGTCGGGACCGCCGAGCCGGTCGGCGCAGACGTCGACGGTCCGCAGCGCCAGGTCGGTGAGGGCCGGCTCCCCGGCGGCCGCGCCCAGGTGGAGCAGGTTCAGGCCGGCCCCGGCGAGCCCGCCGAACAGGCCGAGCTCCAGCGACTCCCACTTCTCCCGCAGGCACAGCTCGACCGTGTCGAGCGCGTCCTGGCGGTGCCCGAGCAGGTCCAGGACGTGGGCCACGCCGTGCAGGCCGTCGTAGAAGCCGATGCCCGTCCCCCGGCCGGGGGCCAGGGCCCTGCCGCGCAGCCAGTCCTCGTGCTCGGGGAAGCGGCCCGCCCCGGTCGCCGCCAGCGCGTAGAGCACGCCCGCCGCGCCGTAGGCGAGGCTGATGCCTCCGCCGGGCTGGAACTGGGCCACGTCGCCGGGGAAGAGCCGGTCCTCGCGCTCGGGGGTGGCGCTGGCCAGGATGGCCCGGCACATCGCGGCCCTGACCTGGGGCCAGCCGTCCCGGCCCGGTGCGGGGATCGGCCGGGCCGTCACCGGAGCGGTCCCCATGATGGTCCGGACGGCCTCCTCGATCACCGCGGGCGCCACGGGGAAGGTCTCCGTGATGAGCCCGGCGAGCTGGACCACCTTGGCCCGGTCGAGCGGCAGCATGATCGTGAGCTGGGGGGCGAACAGTCCGAGGCAGAGGCAGGCCAGGGCGTAGACGTCGACCTCGACGCCCTGCCGGTCGGCCGGCGCGCCGAAGGCGGGGTGGGCGAGGGCGGCCCGGTCGCGGTCCGCGGCGAGGGTCGCGACCTCGTAGTCGATCAGGACCAGCCGCCCCTGCTCGGTGATGAGGATGTTGTTGGGGTGCAGGTCGCCGAAGACCACCCCCCGCCCGTGCAGGGACTCGACCGCCCGCCGGACCTTGGGGAGCACCTCCAGCACCCAGGAGGTGTATCCGGCGACGGCCTCCTGGTCGCAGTCGGCCCGGGTCAGCGGGTATCGCTGCACGAGGAGCCGCTGCAGCGGGTTGCCGTCGACGAACTCCTGGACCAGGAAGTGGTGCTCGCCGAGCGTGAAGTAGTCGAGCAGCGCCGGTACCGCCTCCAGCCCCGACAGGCGCTCCAGCATGTCCCGCTCGTGCGCCAGCCGCGCCACGGCGTCGCGGTCGGCGGCGTCGAGCCCGGCGTACGGGCGGGCCTCCTTCAGCACCACCCTCTCGCCGCTGCGCAGGTCCCGGCCGAGATACACGCCCCCGCCGTTGGAGAACTGCATGACGCTCTCGATCGTGTACGGCAGGCCGTTGGTCGTGACAGCGTTGCGGGCCGCCAGGTGGGGCTCCAGGAACTCCGGCAGCGTCACCCAGGACGGCAGGCTGAAGGCGGGCTCCCGCACGTCGGGGACCAGCCGTCCCTCGCCGTCCTCGACGGCCAGCACCAGCTCGCCGTTGCCGCCCAGGCAGCGCCGGGGCGTGAAGCCGCCGTAGCGCACGTAGAGGGGGCCCTCGGCGTAGCGGAGATCGCTGAGGATGTAGGGGCCTCTCACTCCGTGGAGCAGTCCGTTGAGCTCCTTCAGCGTGAGTTCGAGCTGGCCCTCGTCCAGGGGGTAGATCGTCACGAGCTTGCCGCTGGAGCCGCGGGCGGCCGCCTTGGAGTTCAGCATGGTCATGACCGGCCGGTTGCGCAGGAACTTGAACGCGATGTCGCGCGGCACGCAGTAGTCCCAGACGGCCTCCAGGGCGCGCTCGGCGTCCTCCAGGCACGCCGACACGTGGATCTTCCAGCCCTGGGCCGGCCTCCGCGTGGCCAGGGGCGCGTAGTGCATCCAGGTGTCGGTCGCCTGGTGCTCCCAGCCCTCGGGGACCTGCCGGGCCACGAGCGGGAAGTCGGGGTGGTCGCCCCGGCGGCCGTCAAGGGTGTCGTAAAAGAGCCGGTCCGCGAGGCAATAAAGCTCATACTGGTCATTCACGGCAATCTCCCTGCTGTCTTCCAGAAGAGAGAATTACGGATAACCCGAGAAATCACCAGTTACAAACTCAACTACTCATACGTGCGAACTTCACAGCCTTAATCATGAAGATGTGCGCCACCTGGGCTTACGCATTAAAAGTGAAACTTATTCGGAAAAATTCCGGGGAACTTCGGCGACCAGGTTGAACCAGCCGCCCTCGCCGGCGCTCACGCGCACCGTGCCCCCAAGCCGGGCCAGGCGGTCGCGCAGATTCCCCAGGCCGTCGCCGGCGGGCGGCCGGGGGCTCCGCCCGGGGACGCCGTCGTTGGCGACGGTCAGGCGGAGCAGGCCGTCGTGCTCGGCCAGCTCGATCACGCATGTCCTGACCGTGCTGTGCCGGAGCATGTTGGTGACGCCCTCGCGGACCACGGTCCCCAGCGCGGCGCTCACCTCCCGGGGCAGCGCGGTGGCGTCCACCCGGACCGAGCAGTCGGCGCCGAAGCTCGCGAGAAGGGCCTGGGCCCGCATGCTCTCGCCCTGGAGGGACAGGTGGCGGTGGGCCTTGGAGACGTTGCGCACGGCGTGCGCGGCGTGCCGTACGGCCTGGAGCGCCTCGCCCAGCTCCCCACGCAGGCGTGCGTCGCCGGCCGCCCGCCGGTAGGCCAGCTCGCTTTTGATCGAGGCCAGCCAGAGCCAGTGGCCCACCAGGTCGTGCATGTCCCGGGCGAACTCCTCGTGCGCCCGCGTGACGGCCCTCTCCTGCTCGGCGCGGAGCCGTCTGATCCGCAGCGCCAGGACGACCGTGACGCCCAGTGATATCAGGACGGTTCCGGCTATGACGGCTACGGCGACGTATAGCTGGGGTGGCATCGACCGGCTCTCACTGGAAGGGACGGCATACCTGGACATAAACTCAAGAAATTGTTTAACTGTCAATAAAGAAGAACAATACTCTGGTCGCAGAGGTGATCGGAAGAATGGCGACAGTCCTAATCCATAACAGGCTGTCATAACCCCATATGACCGGGCGGGAGACCCGGCGTGGCCGAGGCCCGTCGGTTGAGCTCAGTGGAGGGCGAGCGGCAGCGGGACCAGCAGGTAGGTGCCGCCGAACAGGGCCGCCGCGGCCACCAGCAGGAACAGCAGCACCCAGAACCCGCCGGGCAGGAAGGTCAGCCGGGCGAGCTGGTCGGCGTCGGAGTCGGGGGCGCGGCCGCGCCGCCGCTTGCGCTGCAGCTCCACGATCGGCCGGACGCCGCCGAACAGCAGGAACCAGACGGCCAGGTAGGCGAGGACGGCGTCGACGTTGGGCGGCGCGTACCAGGTGAAGGCGGCTATCGCCCCGCCGGTGGCCAGCAGGCTCACCACGCCGAACAGGTTGCGGATCAGCAGCAGCATGCAGCAGAGCAGCGCGATCACGATCGTGATCAGGATCGCGACGTAACCCGAGGCGGTCAGCCACGCCCCGCCGAGCCCCAGCAGGGACGGGGCGACGTATCCGGCGGCGGCGGTCAGGATCATCCCCGGGCCGGTGGGCCTGCCCCGGGTCAGCGTGACGCCCGAGGTGTCGGAGTGCAGCCGGATGCCCTGCAGCTTGCGCCGGGTGAGCAGCGCCGTCAGCGCGTGCCCGCCCTCGTGCGCGATCGTGATCAGGCCCCGGGAGAGCTGCCACGAGGCGGACCACGTCACCGCGGCCAGCGCGGCCAGCGCGGCCAGCAGCACGATCCACAGGGGAGGCCCCGCCTGGGGCGTGGTCAGAGTCACCCAGACCTCGGACAACGATCACTTCTCCTTAACGGCGTCGGGACAAGAGCGTCCCATGACATCCGGTGTGTCGGCGATAAAGTCGGGACGTGCAGAACATGATTCCGGAACCCGCCGACGCCGACGTCCCCGCCTGGTGGCGGAGACTGGGCCTGCCCGGTCTGGTGGACGTGCATGTCCACTTCCTGCCCGAGCGCATGGAGCGCCGGGTCTGGCACCACTTCGACCACGGTGGCCCGCTGATGGGGGAGGGGTGGCCGATCCGCTACCGGCTGCCCGCCGAGGAACGGGTCGCCCGGCTGCGGGAGCTCGGGGTACGGGTCTTCCCCGCCCTGGCCTACGCGCACCGGCCCGGCATGGCGGCCGACCTCAACGCCTGGACCCTCGACTTCGCACGGCGTACCCCCGGATGTCTCCCCTCGGCCACCTTCTACCCCGAACCTGGAGTCCTTGGCTACGTGCGGGACGCGCTCGACCGGGGGGCGCGCGTCTTCAAGGTCCATCTGCAGGTGGGGGACTTCGACCCCAGGCTCAAGGAGATCGACGAGGTGTGGGGGCTGCTGGCCGACCGGGGCGTCCCGGTCGTGGTCCACGCCAGCTCGATCCCGCTCCCGGGCCGCTGCACCGGCCCGGTGCCGATCGCCGGGGTGCTGGCCCGCCACCCCCGCCTGGCGGTGGTCATCGCCCACCTCGGCATGCCGGAATACGACGAGTTCTTCCAACTGGCCGAGGCGTACCCGGATGTGCGGCTCGACACCACGATGACCTTCACCGACTTCGCCGAGCGCGGCACGCCCTTCCCCGACCGCCTCAGGCCGCGCCTGCGCGAGCTGGGCCTGGCCGGCAAGGTCCTGCTCGGCAGCGACTTCCCGACCATCCCCCACCCCTACGCCCACCAGCTCCACGCGCTGGAGCGCCTGGACCTCGGCGACGACTGGCTGCGGGCGGTGTGCTGGGACAACGCCGCCCACCTGCTCGGTCTCACCCCCGATTACACTCGGTCAACGGGAAATCGATGATCGGGAGACCCGAGTGAACGACCAGAACGCAGCGCTCATCAGGACCTTCTACGGTGCCTTCGGACGTCGCGACACCGACGCGATGGAGCGCTGCTACCACCCCGACGCCACCTTCGGCGACCCCGTCTTCCAGGACCTGGAAGGACGCGACAGGGTCATGGGCATGTGGCGGATGCTGCTCGGGCGCAACCGCGACGTCGGCGTGACCGTCGGCGACGTCAGCGCGCGCGACCACGACGGCGCGGCGCACTGGACGGCCCGTTACACCTTCGGCACGACGGGCAGGGAGGTCGTCAACGAGATCGACGCCCTGTTCCGGTTCGAGGACGGTCTGATCGTCCGGCACCATGACGCCTTCGACTTCAAGCACTGGTCCAAAATGGCCCTGGGCAGGCCGGTCGGTCTCTTCCTCGGCTGGACCCCGATGTTCCGGGCGACGATCCGGGGTAGGGCGTTGCGGTCGCTGGAGGAGTTCATGGCGGCCGGATGAGGAGACGGATGTGACTGATCGGCGGGTTCGGGGACTGCGGAGTCTGACGCGTGGGCGTCCCGGAGCCGTGCGGGACTCTCCCGAGCGGTCGATGGATCCGCGTCCGGCCGGTGACGAGCCGCCCGCGCCCCACTCGCGCGTCATCGACAACGCCGTCTATGTGAACGGCCGGCGGACCGCCACGCCCGGATCACTGCCCGAGGCCTTCGAGTGCCTGAAGAACACCCCCGACAGCATGGCCTGGATCGGCTTCTACCGGCCGGCGGACGCGGTGATCTTCAACGTGGCCGAGGAGTTCGACCTGCACGAGCTGGCCGTCGAGGACGCCATCGTCGCCCACCAGCGGCCCAAGGCCGACCGCTACGGCGACACGCTGTTCGTGGTGCTCCGTCCGGCCAGATACGTCGACGAGGCCGAGGAGGTCGACTTCGGCGAGCTGCACCTGTTCATCGGCCAGAACTTCGTGATCACCGTACGGCACAGCGAGGCCCCCGACCTGTCGCAGGTCCGCCGCCGGATGGAGAGCGATCCCGAACTGCTCCGCCAGGGCCCGCAGGCGGTGCTCTACGCCGTCATGGACGCGGTCGTGGACGGCTACGCGCCCGTGGTCGCCGGCCTGCAGAACGACATCGACGAGATCGAGGTCCAGGTCTTCGGCAACGAGCCCGGCGTCTCCCGCCGCATCTACGAGCTCTCGCGCGAGGTGATCGAGTTCCAGCGGGCCACCCGGCCGCTGCTCGGCATGATCGAGGGGTTCGTCGCGGGGGCGGACAAATACGGGGTGGACCAGGAGCTGCAGAGATATCTGCGCGACGTCGCCGATCACGCGATCACCGTGGCGGAGCGGGTCAGCGGCTTCCGCCAGATGCTCCACGACATCCTCGTGGTCAACTCGACCATGGTCGCCCAGGCCCAGAACGAGCACATGACCAACCTCACCGAGGCCAGCAACGCCCAGAACGAGGAGGTCAAGAAGATCTCCGCCTGGGCCGCCATCCTGTTCGCCCCCACCCTCGTCGGCACCATCTACGGCATGAACTTCGAGGTGATGCCCGAGATCCACTGGGCCCTGGGCTACCCGTTCGCCGTGCTGCTGATGGCCGGCGTCTGCACGACCCTGTATCTGGTCTTCAAACGCCGCGACTGGCTGTGAAGCCCGCACGCCGTGCGCCGGAGCGCCGGGAGCTCTCGGCGGGCCGGGAGGTCCCGGGCAGGTGACCACTCCCGCGCGGGGACGTGCAGGAGCGCCGGGGCAGGGCTCGGCGCTCCTGCACGGAAGATCAGCCGAGCTTGGCCAGGATGAGGTCGAGCTTCCCGTCCATGGAGTCCACCCGGCCCTCCATGGAGGTCATCCGGTCGGTCAGGGTGTCGACCTTGGCATCCAGAGTGTCGATCCTGGTCCCCAGACCGCTCACTTCGGCGGCGAGCGCCGAGAGGTCCTCTTTGGTGGCCATCCTGTTCATGACCTCTTCGAACATCGGAGAGGCGTACGCCATGACCTCCTCCCGGACGGTCGCGGGGAGATCGTCCAGCGTCTCCTTGATGCCGGCCAGGTCCCAACCTGCCCTGAACGCCCAGGACTCGAGGTCTGTCACGCGCTGACCGGTGCTCTTCATCGCCACGTCGGGCATGGTGTCTCCTGCTTGGGAATCGACGGAGGATCGTCGGTGCGCGAACCGGTCCGGGGGTCCGTGACACTGCGTGGCCAATTCAACACGATTCCGCCGGGAGTGGGGGTGGGTTCCGCGGCTCCCGGTCCGCCGTGGGCCGCGACGGCGTTTCCCGGAGTTCAGGCCCCGCCGCGTCCCGTGCGGCCGACGGGTCAGGGCAGTCGCTGGTCGGCGCTCTGTTCCAGCCACGCGACGATGTGCCGTACATAGCTGTCGACGTGCGCCAAGGGTCTGCCGTCGAGCGCCGCGACGAGATGAGTGACACCGAACGTCCGGTCCCAGACCTGGGCACGCCGGTAAGTGGCGCTGTCGACGGCTTCACGGAGGTTGTCCCAGCCGTGCACCCAGCCGATGGTGGCGGCGTCGACCGCCGGGTCGAACAGCTGGGCCCGGTCCCAGTCCAGGACGCCGATCAGCTTGCCGTCGGCACTCCAGTGGATGTTGTCCCCGCCGAGATCGCCGTGGACGAGACAGTCCGGGACCGGTTCCAGGGCCAGCGCGTCTTCGAGGCGCCGCCG
Coding sequences:
- a CDS encoding ABC transporter ATP-binding protein, with translation MRTADRLADRLVAQTVRRGGPWLGVLALTSVFGALAELALPALLGRTVDSLVAAEPASGLWLGACATVVAVAVLCDTLGVWGAGASGAQVSAWLRHRIVRHVLGAGPAMTRRFPEGDLVTRTGVNAEEAGRAPEAIVTGAALVIPTAGGVVALSLIDFWLTLTLVTALVLIALVLRAFFRTTTSIAGDYQRAQGDIAARLVDALAGARTIAAAGTAAQEKSRVLTALPRLRAHAMDMWRANARAGVQAGAVVPLLEVAVLGVGGLRLAAGDLTAGELYSAARYAVLGAGLGAALGYVNRLARARAAAGRVVELIAEGPRTYGGRPLPAGPGTLELRGVAADGLRDVHLVVPGGCAVAVVGRSGAGKSLLAALAGRLVDPLRGTVRLDGVPLPDLSREALRRAVGHAFERPVLVGETVADAIGLGLDGPAPETVRAAARAARADAFVRRLPLGYDTPLREAPMSGGERQRIGLARAFAQGERLLVLDDATSSLDTVTERQVGRALAGELRGRTRLIVTHRVATAAAADRVIWLDGGRVRAYDTHRALWDDPGYRAVFQADAP
- a CDS encoding SapB/AmfS family lanthipeptide; amino-acid sequence: MILLDLQTMEAPGGGHGGGGGSTLTVLGCESAKPSNLSLLLCH
- a CDS encoding SapB/AmfS family lanthipeptide; amino-acid sequence: MILLDLQTMEAPGGGHGGGGGSTLTVLGCESAKPSNLSLLLCH
- a CDS encoding SapB/AmfS family lanthipeptide; its protein translation is MVLLDLQSLEAPTGGGHGGGGSTLTVLGCESAKPSNLSLLLCH
- the lanKC gene encoding class III lanthionine synthetase LanKC yields the protein MNDQYELYCLADRLFYDTLDGRRGDHPDFPLVARQVPEGWEHQATDTWMHYAPLATRRPAQGWKIHVSACLEDAERALEAVWDYCVPRDIAFKFLRNRPVMTMLNSKAAARGSSGKLVTIYPLDEGQLELTLKELNGLLHGVRGPYILSDLRYAEGPLYVRYGGFTPRRCLGGNGELVLAVEDGEGRLVPDVREPAFSLPSWVTLPEFLEPHLAARNAVTTNGLPYTIESVMQFSNGGGVYLGRDLRSGERVVLKEARPYAGLDAADRDAVARLAHERDMLERLSGLEAVPALLDYFTLGEHHFLVQEFVDGNPLQRLLVQRYPLTRADCDQEAVAGYTSWVLEVLPKVRRAVESLHGRGVVFGDLHPNNILITEQGRLVLIDYEVATLAADRDRAALAHPAFGAPADRQGVEVDVYALACLCLGLFAPQLTIMLPLDRAKVVQLAGLITETFPVAPAVIEEAVRTIMGTAPVTARPIPAPGRDGWPQVRAAMCRAILASATPEREDRLFPGDVAQFQPGGGISLAYGAAGVLYALAATGAGRFPEHEDWLRGRALAPGRGTGIGFYDGLHGVAHVLDLLGHRQDALDTVELCLREKWESLELGLFGGLAGAGLNLLHLGAAAGEPALTDLALRTVDVCADRLGGPDDVPETSGGSSPRAGLMYGSSGPALLFLHAYERTGDTSLLDRAAVALRQDLRRCTSGEDGTLQVNQGWRTLPYLDEGSVGIGLVLARYLAHRDDDDFRAALDGCRLVTRGRYFVQPGLFTGRSGMVAALATGLGPASHGSDTDLAEQIRGLSWHALPYGGGLAFPGDQLLRLSMDFATGTAGVLFAMGAALHGQPVSLPFTGPPGGTGALTGALPVRGSAERLRSDDESPKEV
- a CDS encoding sensor histidine kinase; the protein is MPPQLYVAVAVIAGTVLISLGVTVVLALRIRRLRAEQERAVTRAHEEFARDMHDLVGHWLWLASIKSELAYRRAAGDARLRGELGEALQAVRHAAHAVRNVSKAHRHLSLQGESMRAQALLASFGADCSVRVDATALPREVSAALGTVVREGVTNMLRHSTVRTCVIELAEHDGLLRLTVANDGVPGRSPRPPAGDGLGNLRDRLARLGGTVRVSAGEGGWFNLVAEVPRNFSE
- a CDS encoding M50 family metallopeptidase yields the protein MSEVWVTLTTPQAGPPLWIVLLAALAALAAVTWSASWQLSRGLITIAHEGGHALTALLTRRKLQGIRLHSDTSGVTLTRGRPTGPGMILTAAAGYVAPSLLGLGGAWLTASGYVAILITIVIALLCCMLLLIRNLFGVVSLLATGGAIAAFTWYAPPNVDAVLAYLAVWFLLFGGVRPIVELQRKRRRGRAPDSDADQLARLTFLPGGFWVLLFLLVAAAALFGGTYLLVPLPLALH
- a CDS encoding amidohydrolase family protein; the protein is MIPEPADADVPAWWRRLGLPGLVDVHVHFLPERMERRVWHHFDHGGPLMGEGWPIRYRLPAEERVARLRELGVRVFPALAYAHRPGMAADLNAWTLDFARRTPGCLPSATFYPEPGVLGYVRDALDRGARVFKVHLQVGDFDPRLKEIDEVWGLLADRGVPVVVHASSIPLPGRCTGPVPIAGVLARHPRLAVVIAHLGMPEYDEFFQLAEAYPDVRLDTTMTFTDFAERGTPFPDRLRPRLRELGLAGKVLLGSDFPTIPHPYAHQLHALERLDLGDDWLRAVCWDNAAHLLGLTPDYTRSTGNR
- a CDS encoding nuclear transport factor 2 family protein, which produces MNDQNAALIRTFYGAFGRRDTDAMERCYHPDATFGDPVFQDLEGRDRVMGMWRMLLGRNRDVGVTVGDVSARDHDGAAHWTARYTFGTTGREVVNEIDALFRFEDGLIVRHHDAFDFKHWSKMALGRPVGLFLGWTPMFRATIRGRALRSLEEFMAAG
- a CDS encoding magnesium and cobalt transport protein CorA, with amino-acid sequence MDPRPAGDEPPAPHSRVIDNAVYVNGRRTATPGSLPEAFECLKNTPDSMAWIGFYRPADAVIFNVAEEFDLHELAVEDAIVAHQRPKADRYGDTLFVVLRPARYVDEAEEVDFGELHLFIGQNFVITVRHSEAPDLSQVRRRMESDPELLRQGPQAVLYAVMDAVVDGYAPVVAGLQNDIDEIEVQVFGNEPGVSRRIYELSREVIEFQRATRPLLGMIEGFVAGADKYGVDQELQRYLRDVADHAITVAERVSGFRQMLHDILVVNSTMVAQAQNEHMTNLTEASNAQNEEVKKISAWAAILFAPTLVGTIYGMNFEVMPEIHWALGYPFAVLLMAGVCTTLYLVFKRRDWL
- a CDS encoding phosphotransferase family protein, with translation MSNVFAAPRSRTRSRRRPCAALPPAGEHGRTGSGHRPLGCNAGAFEPDGADILAEDVIPRLLGKWRDDGRRRLEDALALEPVPDCLVHGDLGGDNIHWSADGKLIGVLDWDRAQLFDPAVDAATIGWVHGWDNLREAVDSATYRRAQVWDRTFGVTHLVAALDGRPLAHVDSYVRHIVAWLEQSADQRLP